The Rhinoraja longicauda isolate Sanriku21f chromosome 19, sRhiLon1.1, whole genome shotgun sequence genome includes a window with the following:
- the LOC144603119 gene encoding serine protease FAM111A-like codes for MTSDGLPGDKRKLQTSRYAEEFVPKNGKILKNSAEQMDAGGCGAESCLRKEFTFSVCGDPDNIQYAFTGDAELALIFALNSSCDFEEKVRGDSIILVYGEGPLKGLVNVDILCRYLPQHTHFRLLFLRSPGRDGAGEGRPLPPLPHLDGRRHVLFYVEPCGRTVGNTAQRIVLADRIAQGQTKLCVLGFEGQTIRQALAGDGRFDPRLEDDTHKLLEKVDPPRKFQFNHTVDGLHGRSFQVEISSSKKRLPGGDDGGGGGGKNWKPKAGKAAEAAVPPAGRREADGRAPDSGRYPLPRWHVEARKAALLRFKLGVTRNAELGNMSERQYLNRLHQDAQSPIPARAIRRLVDRLSSVGCLSWQAPSGQAGGGTCFLLKDRYLLTSYHAVEMMAGHASPDNWPAALRDCGQVFFGYEEDGQRGRLLKLAAWLEIFDQALDYAVLELDSPPGLKGLMEHCALPPEAGSLYIAGHPDGQVKKVCPCSVMSCDQQGAAGDAAHVLEGLRSAIAGEDAESYLPDIVTVASHAFNRARHPNVVPYKADYHHAASGSPIFNADGCVVGLHCGGEIHKKNKDPERFYVELGRSIMLIIHHIICKSDMVATEKAKQIIMDLQSSFK; via the coding sequence ATGACGAGTGACGGTCTCCCGGGGGACAAGCGGAAGCTGCAGACGAGCAGGTACGCGGAGGAGTTTGTGCCGAAGAACGGGAAGATTCTGAAGAACTCCGCTGAGCAGATGGACGCGGGCGGCTGTGGGGCGGAGAGCTGCCTGAGGAAGGAGTTCACGTTCAGCGTGTGCGGGGACCCGGACAACATCCAGTACGCCTTCACCGGCGATGCGGAACTGGCCCTGATCTTCGCCCTCAACTCCTCCTGCGACTTTGAGGAGAAGGTGCGGGGCGACAGCATcatcctggtgtacggggagGGTCCGCTGAAGGGACTGGTGAACGTTGACATCCTGTGCCGCTACCTGCCCCAGCACACGCACTTCCGCCTGCTGTTCCTGCGCTCCCCGGGCCGGGACGGGGCGGGCGAGGGGCGCCCTCTGCCGCCGCTGCCGCACCTCGACGGCCGCCGCCACGTCCTGTTCTACGTGGAGCCCTGCGGCAGGACGGTGGGCAACACGGCGCAGCGCATCGTGCTGGCTGACCGCATCGCCCAGGGCCAGACCAAGCTGTGCGTGCTGGGCTTCGAGGGCCAGACCATCCGCCAGGCCCTGGCCGGCGACGGCCGCTTCGACCCCCGCCTCGAGGACGACACCcacaagctgctggagaaggtggACCCGCCGCGCAAGTTCCAGTTCAACCACACCGTGGACGGCCTGCACGGCAGGAGCTTCCAGGTGGAGATCAGCAGCTCCAAGAAGAGGCTGCCGGGAGGAGAcgacggtggtggtggtggcggcaagAACTGGAAGCCCAAGGCCGGCAAGGCAGCCGAGGCGGCGGTGCCCCCAGCGGGCAGGAGAGAGGCGGACGGCAGGGCGCCGGACAGCGGTCGCTACCCCTTGCCACGCTGGCACGTGGAGGCCCGCAAGGCCGCCCTGCTGAGGTTCAAGCTTGGCGTCACCAGGAACGCCGAGCTGGGCAACATGTCGGAGCGGCAGTACCTGAACCGGCTGCACCAGGACGCCCAGTCTCCCATCCCCGCCAGGGCCATCCGCCGGCTCGTTGACCGTCTCTCCAGCGTGGGCTGCCTGAGCTGGCAGGCGCCCAGCGGCCAGGCGGGCGGAGGCACCTGCTTCCTCCTGAAGGACAGGTACCTGCTCACCTCCTACCACGCGGTGGAGATGATGGCGGGCCACGCATCGCCCGACAACTGGCCCGCCGCCCTCCGCGACTGCGGCCAGGTGTTCTTCGGCTACGAGGAGGATGGGCAGAGGGGCCGGCTGCTGAAGCTGGCGGCCTGGCTGGAGATCTTCGACCAGGCCCTGGACTACGCCGTGTTGGAGCTGGACAGCCCGCCCGGGTTGAAGGGCCTGATGGAGCACTGCGCCCTGCCTCCGGAGGCGGGCAGCCTCTACATCGCCGGCCACCCCGACGGACAGGTGAAGAAAGTGTGCCCTTGCTCGGTGATGAGCTGCGACCAGCAGGGGGCGGCCGGAGACGCCGCGCACGTCCTGGAGGGCCTGCGGTCCGCCATCGCCGGGGAGGATGCCGAGAGTTACCTGCCCGACATCGTCACCGTGGCAAGCCATGCCTTCAACCGGGCCAGGCACCCCAACGTCGTCCCCTACAAAGCCGACTACCACCACGCCGCTTCAGGGTCGCCGATATTCAACGCCGACGGCTGTGTCGTCGGACTGCACTGCGGGGGGGAGATCCACAAGAAGAATAAAGACCCCGAGAGGTTCTACGTTGAACTGGGGAGGTCCATCATGCTCATCATCCACCATATCATCTGCAAAAGCGACATGGTCGCCACGGAAAAAGCAAAGCAGATCATCATGGACTTGCAAAGTTCTTTCAAATGA